One Panicum virgatum strain AP13 chromosome 3N, P.virgatum_v5, whole genome shotgun sequence DNA segment encodes these proteins:
- the LOC120664698 gene encoding serine/threonine protein phosphatase 2A 57 kDa regulatory subunit B' kappa isoform — MWKQFLSKLPRKSSASADSGQCSNGTGIQRTTSCGSIPPGRPASAIRRMSSAVFPSSVVAGIEPLVSFKDVPNSEKQNLFVSKLSLCCVVFDFSDPNKSSVEKDIKRQALLDLIEFVESSSARFSEAAIAACARMCAINLFRAFPPNYRSGSSGGGEGDEDEPMFDPAWCHLQLVYELLMKFIGSSSLDAKVGKKHFDHSFIVKLLNLLDSEDPRERDCLKTILHRVYGKFMVHRPFIRKAVSNIFYQFVFETDRHNGIAELLEVFGSVISGFALPLKEEHKIFLWRVLIPLHKPKSVGLYLQQLTYCVTQFLEKDPKLASSVIIGLLRYWPITNCQKEVMFLSEIEEILESTSQAEFQKCMVPLFRRIAHCITSSHFQVAERALFVWNNDHIISLIAQNRQVILPLVVPALEQNIQNHWNQAVLNLTMNVKKMFSEMDEDLFSSCLDKYKEDEEKRASLELKRKLTWEKLESAAALQPVTGHAAVLVGHQLSANMIATLI; from the exons ATGTGGAAACAATTTCTCAGCAAGCTGCCCCGGAAGTCCTCGGCCTCAGCGGACTCAGGTCAGTGCAGCAATGGCACCGGGATACAGCGCACAACCAGCTGTGGAAGCATCCCGCCTGGCCGCCCGGCTTCCGCCATTAGGCGCATGTCATCTGCCGTCTTCCCCTCAAGTGTTGTGGCTGGCATTGAGCCGTTGGTTTCCTTCAAGGACGTCCCAAACTCGGAGAAGCAGAACCTGTTTGTGAGCAAGTTGAGCCTGTGCTGTGTCGTCTTTGATTTCTCAGACCCGAACAAGAGTTCGGTGGAGAAGGATATCAAAAGGCAGGCATTGCTGGATCTTATAGAGTTCGTTGAATCTAGCAGTGCACGCTTCTCCGAGGCAGCGATTGCTGCCTGTGCTAGGATGTGTGCCATCAACCTGTTCCGGGCATTCCCTCCAAATTACAGGTCCGGTTCATCTGGTGGTGGTGAGGGTGATGAGGATGAGCCAATGTTCGATCCTGCATGGTGTCATCTGCAGCTTGTGTACGAGCTACTAATGAAATTTATTGGATCCTCATCCTTGGATGCGAAGGTAGGGAAGAAGCACTTTGATCACTCATTCATTGTGAAGCTCCTTAATCTTCTCGATTCTGAGGATCCAAGAGAAAGGGATTGTTTGAAGACTATCCTGCACAGGGTATATGGGAAGTTTATGGTACACCGTCCTTTCATCCGCAAAGCAGTGAGCAATATATTCTACCAGTTTGTCTTTGAGACTGATCGGCATAATGGGATTGCTGAGCTGCTGGAGGTCTTTGGCAGTGTCATTAGTGGCTTTGCATTGCCTTTGAAGGAAGAACACAAGATCTTTCTTTGGAGAGTTTTGATTCCTTTACACAAACCGAAATCAGTTGGTTTGTATCTCCAGCAGCTGACCTACTGTGTGACACAATTTCTAGAAAAGGACCCGAAGCTTGCAAGCTCAGTAATAATTGGTTTGTTAAGATATTGGCCGATAACAAATTGTCAGAAGGAAGTGATGTTTCTGAGTGAGATCGAAGAGATATTGGAGTCTACCAGCCAGGCAGAATTTCAAAAATGTATGGTTCCATTGTTTCGGCGGATTGCTCATTGCATCACCAGTTCTCACTTCCAG GTTGCTGAAAGAGCACTCTTTGTATGGAACAATGATCACATTATCAGCTTGATCGCGCAAAACCGCCAAGTGATATTGCCACTCGTTGTTCCAGCACTTGAACAGAATATTCAGAATCACTGGAACCAAGCAGTCCTGAATCTGACAATGAATGTAAAGAAGATGTTTTCTGAGATGGACGAGGATCTCTTCTCGTCATGCCTGGATAAATATAAGGAGGACGAAGAAAAGCGAGCATCGTTAGAATTGAAGCGGAAGCTGACCTGGGAGAAGCTTGAGTCAGCTGCAGCTTTACAGCCAGTGACCGGCCATGCAGCCGTCCTAGTAGGACACCAGCTGTCAGCAAATATGATCGCCACCCTGATCTAG
- the LOC120667614 gene encoding photosynthetic NDH subunit of subcomplex B 3, chloroplastic-like, producing the protein MVAWHCWAPKPGADGSYPVDRAEAASGEKLLRDVMNENKIELYAAYGKVMNCGGGGSCGTCIVEILDGKELLNERTNTENRYLKKKPESWRLACQTIVGNKENSGKVVVQRLPQWKQ; encoded by the exons ATGGTCGCCTGGCATTGCTGGGCG CCGAAGCCGGGTGCCGACGGCTCCTACCCGGTGGaccgggcggaggcggcgagcggcgagaaGCTCCTCCGCGACGTCATGAACGAGAACAAGATCGAGCTCTACGCTGCATAC GGTAAGGTGATgaactgcggcggcggtgggagctGCGGCACTTGCATCGTGGAG ATCCTTGACGGAAAGGAGCTCCTGAATGAAAGGACGAACACGGAGAACCGGTACCTGAAGAAG AAACCGGAGTCATGGAGGCTAGCTTGTCAGACAATTGTAGGCAACAAGGAGAACTCGGGCAAG GTTGTGGTCCAACGGCTGCCCCAGTGGAAGCAATGA